In Corylus avellana chromosome ca8, CavTom2PMs-1.0, the genomic stretch GAATGCCAAAAACGAAGTAAAGAATGCGTACATTGATTGCTCAACGAAGTTGCAATCTGGGGATCAACAGATAGCAAGCGCACTCCAGAGTTGGCAAAGTGCACATTATGCCGATGCTGGCAATAAGATGTTGGCTGCTCTGCAGTTTGCCCGTGATTGTGGCACTGACGTGCAGAGGTTCAACCCCCCTCCAAGTGTTGGAAATGGGCTAAGTGCACTTGAGGGTTTATGTGATGCAGCCAATGGAGTTCTCAATCAAAtttaggcctgggtatcggtcaaaacggtccggttaaggaccttatcggttattaaccgataattttcggttaaacggtttattaaccgataccaaaccaataagaattttaaccgataatttcggttaaaacggtacacggttaaacggtccggttaaaccggttaaccgatttaaccgaaagctttatattgatttattttgttaggccaaaaatcaaaaatgagtttttttgacttttgagagcccaaatactttttgttgggctaaaataacttattaaaaatgagttgttttagggcccaaatactttttgttgggacccaaatatttgttttttgggctaaaaattgaagcttttttatattgatctacttcaactttttttttttatattataaaatacatttttccaaagcaaatggactaattaacataatgaatgctaattagactagcaaaactagttaatgaaaaatgcttttaccaaaggcaaagaaatcccatcaaatgccatcacttaaaaaaaaaacatcaaacctacccaaacccaaattaaaataaaattcattaatgaataataaacaaagtattaactaattaaagtcacttagcaaaaggaaaataagtcatgggcaacaccattacacaaattcggaaacctgtgtcacttgtgggaatttggaaacctctctaaaagactaaacggcgccgttttgggactaggactaaaaaaaaaaaaagaaatccggtttcttatcggttaaatcggttaaccgataagaaccccttaaccggaccggaccgaattccggtatattttttttaaccgataaggatattggcatatcggctacggtttatatcggtttggtcgaagccggtagacggccggttaaacggtaacgattaatttgcccacccctaatcaaattcattgattttctttctttctttttttttggatgaattaatttttcttaa encodes the following:
- the LOC132189424 gene encoding pectinesterase inhibitor-like, whose product is MAFTCKFVPVVAGVFLGLIAFVSGDAALINDVCGKTANPGSCHNCFNMYTRSSNEDVKALGRTSIDCASSQSLNLISAVGDALANAKNEVKNAYIDCSTKLQSGDQQIASALQSWQSAHYADAGNKMLAALQFARDCGTDVQRFNPPPSVGNGLSALEGLCDAANGVLNQI